Below is a window of Nostoc sp. KVJ3 DNA.
TTGGTGATAATTCGTTCATTAGCAATTCTTTGTTCCATTGCTGATAATAGTTTTAGAGGTAATTATTCAAGAGGTTGATTGTGGTCTTTGCTCAAACCAGTCCCCCAGATGTAATAAAAACTAGCCTGACGTTAGACGAGTACCGGGCTATGGAAGAAACAAACCCTGAACGCCATGAATACCGTAACGGAGAGATTATTACTATGTCGGGAGGTTCGGAATCTCATAGCGCGATCGCCAGCAACTTCTTAATAACTCTAGGGTTTTTATTGAGAGACACCGATTTTCGTTTGTATAATAGCGACTTGCGAGTTTGGATTCCCGAATATCAGTGTGGGACTTATACCGATTTGATGGTTGTTAATGGCGAACCAGAGTTCAATGGCAATCGCAATGATGAAATTCTCAATCCAATGCTTATTGTCGAAGTTCTATCGCCCTCAACTGAAGCTTATGATCGAGGGGACAAGTTCAGAAAATATCGCTCGATTGCTAGCTTTTGTGAATATCTGCTTGTGAGCCAAACTGAACCCTACATTGAACAGTATCATAACTTGGATCGTAACAGTAACGATCGCTGGCTATGGCAAGTTCACTCTCACCTTGAGCGGATGATTATGTTGCACAGTTTAAATGTAGAAATTCCCCTGAGTGAAATCTATCGTCGGATTAATTTTTAAGTGTTGCTAAAGCTTCTAGAAATTGCGCTCACCGAGACGAGCGGAAAAGGGATATATTTTTTCCAAGTGAGCCTATTATGATGCTCATCTAACATTGGAGGCAAGTGATACCTCCGGTAAGCTTCTCGAAGAGACGCTGCGCGAACGCTAACGCAGAACGAAAGAATGAGCATTAAAAGCTCGTATCGGCAAGATTATAAATATAAGGACAGCAACAATGGAAACATTAAAGAATTATCAATTGATAGTGAAAACGGGTAAAACTACGACAGAAAAAGCTTTAGAATTGTTTAACACCCTTGAACCCGTAGATTTAGGCTTTATGTATGGTCGTTGGCAAGGGTCTGGACTGCATACAAATCATCCGATGGATGGTTTATTGGAAATTTCCAATTGGTATGGTAAGGAATTTATAGATTCTGAAAATATTCATCCGTTATTATTTTTAGATGGTCAGGGAAAAATTTACCAGGTTGCGCCTAACCCCACTTTAATGAACTGGGTTTTAAAATTGCCGATCCCTAAAAATAATTCTCTCAAACCATTGCTGATTTCAATTAATTCTTTACTTAAGACCGATAAAAGTCAAGCCAGACTGCGGATGATGGAGTATAGAGGAAAAGTGACTGCTACAATGATTTATGATTATTTGCCAATCAATGATTCTTTCAGAAAAGTAGATGAAAATACTGTGTTAGGAATTATGGATTATAAAAACATACTTCAACCTTTCTTTTTTATTCTCAAGCGATGCCTTTAAAACAGTTATCAGTTATCAGTTATCAGTCAGCAACGGCGTATGGTGGGGGTAAAAGTTGCCTCACCAACACATTTAACCTGTACAAAGAGCATAAGCTACAGATTTTTTGAATGGGCAATAAAAGCAAGATTCTTTCATGATATTGATGTGATAAGTTTATAGATTCCCCAGTGAAATAGATAACTGGGGAATCTTTATTATTTACTCTGCATTGATGTAATCGGTTGGATCTAAGTAATCCGGTGAGAACCCGTCTGCATCACTATGATAAATTGGCTCTATATAATCCAGTACAGATTCATCGGCAATAATCTCTGTCCTTGTGCTAAGTGACGTAATTTGAGTGTCCATTTCTGGAATATCAATTCCTAACCGTTCGCATATTTCTCTTATTTTTAGGTATTGAGGATGTATTTGCTCATCAATATAAGAATGATGTCCATACCCCTCTGATTCCCAAGAACTAACAATTATTTTCGCCATATTCACTCATTATTTTAATTTTCAATGATAAAAAACTACCACAAAACTACTATTAAATAAGCTTTGTGGTAATTCGTTTACAAATGTCGCCAGAAGTTCTTACTGATAGTCTTGAGACTGACAACTGCTGTTTCTGTTGTTGCTTCAGGGGCATGACCAACAGCCACCGCAGCAACTTGTGGTGCAGGTGTCGCTAACAGGGAATTGAGTAATCCCATTTGATAATCAACATCTTCTACTGAGCGATATACCCTGTATGGTTCAATTTGCATACCCAAAGGTGTTGGGACAATCTTCAGATATTGATTTAGGGCATTGATATAAGCAACTGAAAAGTTTTTCTGCTCTACATAAGGACGAATAATTTCTAGTAATTCAATCGCTCTATTGATTTCAGAAACTTCACAATTACTGTCGATTTGTGACTGACTTCTTCTGTAGCCTTTCATCATCTTTTCGGCTACTAGATTGTTGAATTTGCTAACGGCTCTTTGATAATTACCTAATGTGTGGACTTTAGTCTGTGCTTGATAGCCGACTCTGCCCCACTGCACTGTTAAATTACCATCTTCGACTTTGGCCGCCCAGAATTTATTGCTGTTCTGGATAGCATCAACAAAGACTAAATAGATTTCCATATTTTTACCCTGTCAATTTCCTAACTTTAGGGCATTGCCCTATCTGAGATAGATATACTGAACGCGATCGCTACGAACTTAAAAGAGTGATCGCCCCATAGAATCAGGAGACAATCGCTTTTTCATCAGTTCATATTCCGAAACTTAGCAGCACGCAAGGATTGAGTTTTCGCTGCAACCACAGGACTACTAGCCTGTCGTGCGGTAGCCGCCCAGGATTGCATTCGTTCGACTGCCGCCGCATCCTGAATTGCAAGCGGGGTAATCGTTTGACGACAGGCTTCGAGGTCAGCAAGTGTTACCTGCTGCGGTCTATCCTCATCGAATGCCAGCAGAGCAGCTTCCGAAGCAAGGGTTTCCAGTTCCGCCCCTGAAAACTTTGCAGTATTGGCAGCGATCGCTTCGAGGTACTCCGATTCCAGGTGAATGCCAAAACGTTGTAGATGAATCCCCAAAATCTGTACACGCTCTGGCTCTGTGGGCAGATCAACAAAGAAAGCCTCATCAAACCTACCTTTGCGCTTAAACTCACTTGGTAGTGCTGATGGATCATTGCAAGTAGCTACAATAAATACCCCAGCAGTACACTCACTCATGAACGTAAGCAAAGTTCCAAGAATCCTTTGACTAACACCACTTGTATCGCCCTGACCCGAAAGCGCCTTTTCCACCTCATCAATAAACAAGACACAAGGTGCGATCGCTTCTGCTGTTTTCAATGCACGTTTAACATTACCTTCGGATTCGCCAACAAGTGAACCTAGAAGGGACGCAATGTCGAGTTGTAAGAGTGGTAGATTGAGTATATTAGCGATGTTTTTGGCGCAGTGACTTTTACCTGTTCCGGGTGGGCCAGCTAGCAACACACCTTTGGGTTGGGGTAAGCTAAGACTTCGTGCCTCTTGTGTGAATAGTCGCCGCCGCCTCATCAACCACTCGCGCAGTAGATCCAAACCGCCAAAAGGAATGGTAGCTGGCTTACCCAACTCGATACCCATTTGAGACAGTAGCCGAGTTTTGTACTCGACGGCTTTGGGGATGAAATCAGCGCCAACGACGACACCATCATTAGTTAAGTTTTCTTTGACTGTTAACCGAAGGAAGTCGCTAATCTCCTCCAGGGTTAATCCCAGGGCAGCACGAGAAAGAGTTTCAAATTCAGCATTTTCTAGCGTTACAGTAAAAGTCAATTCCTGTTCAATAGCAGACTGTTGTAAGTCATGCAAATAAGAAGTGATATGCTCAAGTATTTGGTCAATACTAGGTAAAGGGACTTCACAATAAGGAATCAATCTGAGTAAGGATTCGTGTAATTGTATGTTCTGACCCAACAAGACAATGCGTTTATCTGTGGGTTTTAACCTGTGGTAAAGGTTTTTTACCTTGCTTAAAATCTCCCAACTCAATTGGGGTGAGTTCTTAGCAATAAAGGGGTGAATATCTCCGAGGATAAATACACCATTTCCACTAAAGTTAGCAATGTAGTCGAATACAAATAGTAGTGGATCAGCGTGTGGAGGTCTTTTGTACTCTGCAACTGGCTTAAAGACCAATCCCCCATCTGCTGCGATTAAACATTGCTCTAAGGTTGATACTCCCAGATTCCAGAAGAATATTGGACTTGATAGCTTGCTAGATGCCTCTGTAGTCAACCACTGAATAATCGTCGCTTCATCGGGCGACAGAACATCAACCGCAGCAATGGGTATTTGTGAATCGAGTGTGGAGAGAAGATTTGAGAGTTTCATGTCAATTATTCAAATATTTCACTTATGAAATGGCGAAGCCTTTATGATCAGCAGTTACCAGCCGAGTTAAGACTGGTAACTGATGACTGATTTTTGAATTCAAAATTCAAAATTCAAAATTCAAAATGAAGAATAGAATAATTAATTAATTCTGGGTACAAGCCCCCACTGATTCTTGGAATCAGTGGTCTACAATCAGTGGCAGGTTTCAAGCCCCCACTGATTGTCTTTAATTTTGAATTGATAATTTTGAATTTTGAATTCCCCGAAGGGGTTGACTGATTACTGACGTAAACGTGTTTGGCTGCTGTTCGTAGCCCGAAGCTGTTGGGTTTGGGCTTCATTTTTAAATGTGCGATCGCTCTCGCTGACAACTCCAAGTGCTTCTTCAAATGGTTGCGTAGCTCCAAGACAACTTAGCCCCTCAAATCCCTCAGCCTCCACTCGAACTTCACCTGTAGCACTGTCAAAATGAATCAGTATTGAGCGTTCCATATTTATCTCCTCACGTACTGTTGAACGGGAGCAATGCGATTTTGTTAGGCGACTCAAAAAAAGTGCGATCGCTAAAAATTATATTTAGGTACAAGGTGATTTTATTTGCAAATAAAATACTGGTTTGCACAAAAATTCATCTTGATGAAATATCTCAAAAAGATTAATAGCACGTCATTTGACGATTTTTTATAAAAATATCTGCAATCAGTCTTTTATACTTAGTATGAATTATGCCAAAAAGTAAATTAAAGGGAAGATTAAAGTATAAAATTTATCAAGCAGCTTGGGGTTTGATAAAGGAATTAAAGATAGAACCACAAAAATTATCCCAACTTCTAGCTATCCATTGACAACGCAGATGTAACATAATTTCTGCATTTTCTTTCAACCAAAATTTACTGTTACCCTTGATTCTTAAATTTACAACTTGGCGGATTAAACTCTCAATTGCACCACTGCCAACAGGTAGTTTTTTATTTATTGCTTTATCATAATTTAAACGCCCTTTACGATAAGCATCTAAAATATAATTCCGCTTAACTACCATAATCTTACAGCGTTCTCCAGTAGCTACAGCAATTAACTCATCCATCTGGCTGATTAAGGATTTAGCATTACCTTTTTTCAAAATCTTTCTGGCTTTTATAAACCATTCTTTAGACTGTACTTCCTCATTAAAAGCCGCGTCTGCAAATGCTTTTATATTTTCCGTAACATGATAAAAATCGAATAGCTGATAAGTTTCAACTGGGCATCCTAATCTTGCCAAAAGTGGGGGAATATGTATCCAGATCCACTCCGCTCCATCCCCGATTAATAAGACTTGTTTTGCTTGACTAATTCCCAAGTCAACTAAATCCGCTTCTAAAATCTCCAAAAGTGCTTTATATCCTTCATAAGTGCCATCATTCGTAATAGGAATTTCAGAATTATTTATTTTTTTACCTTGCTCATCAACAACATAAATTGTGAATAACTTTGGCTCAACCCATTTGCCGGTAAACCCGTGTCGCTTGGTTTTGGAATTTTTTCTCCCCTTTTTATTAATTCGGATTCGACTCCGACCACCATCTACGGCAATGACAACTCTTTGGTCTTTCAGAATATTACCTTCAGCTAAATTCCCTAATTGGCGATTTAAGATTTTAGATTGACGTAAGTTGATCCCAATTTGACCGAATTTATATGTTAAACGTTCAATTCGTTTTAAACTAAGGTTAATTCCCCAACCCGTCAAAGTTGTACAGGCGGCTTCAAATGAGCTAGTGATTGCACCATATTGGGCAACAGTTGACCATACCAAAGGGGTTAATCCTTCTGACATTCCTAACCACATTAAAAATGGGCAAAATCCTTCGCACAAAGATTGATTTTCATCCTTTTTTTTTGATAGTTACTACATACGGTAATTTTAAAGTAACAAGTACATTCCCAATTGTTAATATTTGTCGAGTCCGAAAACCATGTCTTTGGGTTTTGGGATGCCACCAGCCTTGAGTTTGAGTTTTTGCTGTATCGAGAACTGATTGAGATTGGGAAAGATTATATAAAAATAAGGCAATACATTGACCCGCTAGAATAAGCGCTGAATCTCTAATTTTTTGTTCTCTTTCTTTTAATACTTGCCCATCCCAAACAATAACATTAGTCAATTCTAAAAGTTTAGTAATCTGAGCTTCAAAGTCTTTCAATGATTTCACTAAATCTAAAGTTGCATCTATATTTTTTTCCATCAAGGTAGGCATTTCCTGTCTCAAAAGCATTGCTAAAAGGGAATTCTACCTTTTTCGCATCCACAAAAAAATAGCACTCCAAACTGATGTTACGGATGCTGTTCATTATTAGAACGTTTTACGTATTAATACTAGCTAATATTGTAATAAATATATTTTTATACTGAAAAAGATGATTAGCGATCGCACTTTTTTTGAGTCGCCTAACAAAATCGCATTGCTCCCGTAAATCCTGGGGACAGGCTCAGTCAATGCGTAGCGTCTCGCAGAGAAGGCGCGGCAGCACTGTGGCATACACAACACACCCGTCCAGAATTAGATCGGCATCGCAAAGACTGTTTAAAGCTGGCAGAACAGATGGAAATTACGTTTTCGTTTGAGCATGATTATGAACTGCCAAGCGTTGCATCACCACAGGATATTTATGTTTTGAGTGTTCCTTTCGGTGCAGGTGCGATTAAATGGAAAGAATCTTTAGAACAAAAGGGAATTAAATTTGATGCCACTATTCATCCTCAATTACCTCTGATTGAATTTGCTTTGAAAGACTTATCTCCCAAAGTAGTTGATAAATTAGCAGCTAAATTTGGCGAAAACATTAACGATTTAGATGACCTTAATATTCCGAAGGATTTGAGAATTATCCCTCCAGCAGATCATAGTTGGGCAACATCACGTCAGGATTCAGGTGTTGGTGCTTTGGCATATAACCTGTTTACAGAGGAAGTATGTCAGCAGCTTCAGGATTTTCAGTTTGATGAAATTAAAGTGTTGGGTATCAAATACAATGACTTCGCCAATGAAAACTTTGCTAGTAAGCAATGGAAAAAGCGCAGCGTTACTTTGGAAGTAGGAGTTTTTGAGTTACCCGAATCACACCCAGAGTTTTATCGTTACAACGGTACACCGATATTACAGATTGATGGCAAGAATTTAGGCACTTTTGCTCCTGACAGTCCGAAACTGCCGATTGGTGCTACATTTGCAGCTACTTTGCAACCAGATGGCTCTAGTGTTATCCTCAAGGTTAATCCTGAGTCAATCAATCTGCCAGAAATTCCATTACCGGAATCAGAACCAAAGTTAGATACTGCTGGGCAATTCCGAGCCATTCACCGTGAACTGTGGCGTAAAGAAATGTTTGATAATTTAGTAGGAGCGATCGCTACTACCTACGAACAGCGACAAGCCAATCAATCTGCAAGTAATGAAATTGAGCAGTTTAAAATTGGTAGCCATTGGACTGCTTATGTGCAACCCAGTGGTGATTTTATTGTGCGTAATGAGGGTAAGCGGACGATTTGTCGAGGCAATCTACAGACGTGTGAGGAGATATTTCCACTTTCAGAAGAACGTGCCAGTGAGCTAGAAGCGATGATTTTAGAGAGAGAGCGATTACTTCACAGAAAACATGAGTTATCAAACAATAGACACCATATTAGCAGTCAGGATATAGAGTTGAACTGAAGTCGCAAAGGAGATTATGTTCCACGCCGCCTGTACCAAATCCTGAGAAGTGGTCGAGTGAAGCGATCGCTCTTTAACGGAGTAACATCCAAAGGTAATTGAACTGTAAAAGTGCTGCCTTTACCTAATTCGCTTTGTACATTTAAATTACCTTGATGTGCAAGAACAATAGCTTGAACAATGGCTAGTCCCAAACCAGAACCGCCAGTGTTACGAGAGCGATCGCTACTTACTCGATAAAAGCGATCAAAAATCCGCGTCAGTTCGTGTTTCGGGATACCAATCCCTGTATCTTGAACTTTAATTACAGCATTATAGTCGTTGCGATCTAAGAAAACTGTTACTTCCCCACCTCTAGGTGTATATTGTATTGCATTGACAATTAAATTAGAAAACAAGCGATAAAGCTGGTCAGAATTACCTATAATATTCAGAGGTTGATTCACTTGTATTAAAGATGTCAGCTTTATCCCTGCGGCAGTTGCGATCGCTTCAAATTCCTCAATTAAATCACTAACAATATCAGTTAGACAAGAAATTTCATATTGTAACTTTTGGGCTTGTCTATCCATACGTGCCAACATTAATAAATCAACAACTAAAGTAGTTAGTCGCTGATTTTGACGCTGTATAGTTTGCAAAATATCCCGTGCTTCTTCTTCGTCTAGTTGAGACATTAAAAGTGCTGATTCCACGGTTGCACCTGTCGCAGCTAGAGGTGTTCGTAATTCATGGGCTGCATCTGCTGTAAACTGTTGAATTTGTCGGTAGGATTGATAAATTGGCTGCATAGCTAATGCTGATAACCACCAACTAGC
It encodes the following:
- a CDS encoding Uma2 family endonuclease, whose translation is MVFAQTSPPDVIKTSLTLDEYRAMEETNPERHEYRNGEIITMSGGSESHSAIASNFLITLGFLLRDTDFRLYNSDLRVWIPEYQCGTYTDLMVVNGEPEFNGNRNDEILNPMLIVEVLSPSTEAYDRGDKFRKYRSIASFCEYLLVSQTEPYIEQYHNLDRNSNDRWLWQVHSHLERMIMLHSLNVEIPLSEIYRRINF
- a CDS encoding DUF4334 domain-containing protein, which encodes METLKNYQLIVKTGKTTTEKALELFNTLEPVDLGFMYGRWQGSGLHTNHPMDGLLEISNWYGKEFIDSENIHPLLFLDGQGKIYQVAPNPTLMNWVLKLPIPKNNSLKPLLISINSLLKTDKSQARLRMMEYRGKVTATMIYDYLPINDSFRKVDENTVLGIMDYKNILQPFFFILKRCL
- a CDS encoding WGR domain-containing protein; translated protein: MEIYLVFVDAIQNSNKFWAAKVEDGNLTVQWGRVGYQAQTKVHTLGNYQRAVSKFNNLVAEKMMKGYRRSQSQIDSNCEVSEINRAIELLEIIRPYVEQKNFSVAYINALNQYLKIVPTPLGMQIEPYRVYRSVEDVDYQMGLLNSLLATPAPQVAAVAVGHAPEATTETAVVSLKTISKNFWRHL
- a CDS encoding AAA family ATPase, yielding MKLSNLLSTLDSQIPIAAVDVLSPDEATIIQWLTTEASSKLSSPIFFWNLGVSTLEQCLIAADGGLVFKPVAEYKRPPHADPLLFVFDYIANFSGNGVFILGDIHPFIAKNSPQLSWEILSKVKNLYHRLKPTDKRIVLLGQNIQLHESLLRLIPYCEVPLPSIDQILEHITSYLHDLQQSAIEQELTFTVTLENAEFETLSRAALGLTLEEISDFLRLTVKENLTNDGVVVGADFIPKAVEYKTRLLSQMGIELGKPATIPFGGLDLLREWLMRRRRLFTQEARSLSLPQPKGVLLAGPPGTGKSHCAKNIANILNLPLLQLDIASLLGSLVGESEGNVKRALKTAEAIAPCVLFIDEVEKALSGQGDTSGVSQRILGTLLTFMSECTAGVFIVATCNDPSALPSEFKRKGRFDEAFFVDLPTEPERVQILGIHLQRFGIHLESEYLEAIAANTAKFSGAELETLASEAALLAFDEDRPQQVTLADLEACRQTITPLAIQDAAAVERMQSWAATARQASSPVVAAKTQSLRAAKFRNMN
- a CDS encoding DUF2997 domain-containing protein, with product MERSILIHFDSATGEVRVEAEGFEGLSCLGATQPFEEALGVVSESDRTFKNEAQTQQLRATNSSQTRLRQ
- the rppB gene encoding two-component system sensor histidine kinase RppB; this translates as MNQNKLFRLTRIRLALYYAIVMGLILSISAFGFYRAVFHAHVVALDSEIESVGGTLHDSIELKLQSPGDLKPLAHQLFPNLDNCGIQATNCIQKHPHSKRHLLGIVTKTSYYIRFFDISGKLVANAGYYPKGLPDVFDPKIWQFLKDSKGKDYHQITLALHTQNYQDWGYMQVGRSLQEFNHYLDSVKLILVLGLLVAMGMIAGASWWLSALAMQPIYQSYRQIQQFTADAAHELRTPLAATGATVESALLMSQLDEEEARDILQTIQRQNQRLTTLVVDLLMLARMDRQAQKLQYEISCLTDIVSDLIEEFEAIATAAGIKLTSLIQVNQPLNIIGNSDQLYRLFSNLIVNAIQYTPRGGEVTVFLDRNDYNAVIKVQDTGIGIPKHELTRIFDRFYRVSSDRSRNTGGSGLGLAIVQAIVLAHQGNLNVQSELGKGSTFTVQLPLDVTPLKSDRFTRPLLRIWYRRRGT